A genomic region of Bacillota bacterium contains the following coding sequences:
- a CDS encoding group II intron reverse transcriptase/maturase yields MRELTSRRWSIAMSRRIELVNRYLRGWLVYFRIADAKGHLER; encoded by the coding sequence CTGAGGGAGCTAACCAGCCGCCGCTGGTCTATTGCCATGAGCCGGCGCATCGAATTGGTGAACCGGTACCTGCGGGGATGGCTCGTATACTTCCGCATAGCCGACGCCAAAGGCCATCTGGAACGC
- the sfsA gene encoding DNA/RNA nuclease SfsA, producing the protein MKMSSNCRRSEKALDADYSVEVEWGIFRRRLNRFTAQVYIESETPETVYVPSTGRMKELLVPGAPIGLLYRPSSNRKTAYTAAFVRHGETIVSIDAHLPNKLMGQWLTEGRLAPLPRMEQVRPEVGFGSSRFDFAGYSGQRQYLIEVKSVTLVEDGVAMFPDAPTKRGERHIRELITALDYGLHAVVVFVIQRGDGRVFTPNAASDEDFARAVQEAHAAGVQFLAYRYEVTTDRSQQEVQIRLAGQVPVEI; encoded by the coding sequence GTGAAGATGTCCAGCAATTGCAGGCGAAGTGAGAAGGCATTAGATGCCGACTATAGTGTTGAGGTAGAATGGGGAATCTTCCGGCGGCGGCTCAATCGGTTTACTGCCCAGGTCTATATTGAGTCAGAGACGCCGGAAACGGTGTATGTTCCCAGTACCGGTCGGATGAAGGAGCTGCTGGTGCCTGGGGCCCCCATCGGTCTGTTGTATCGACCTTCGTCCAACCGCAAGACAGCCTACACCGCTGCCTTTGTTCGCCACGGAGAAACAATAGTCAGCATTGATGCCCATTTGCCTAATAAGCTGATGGGACAGTGGTTAACTGAAGGTAGATTGGCGCCACTACCGAGGATGGAGCAGGTGAGGCCGGAGGTTGGCTTTGGCTCCAGTCGCTTTGACTTCGCCGGCTATAGCGGTCAGCGCCAATACTTAATTGAGGTAAAGTCTGTGACCTTGGTGGAGGATGGGGTGGCCATGTTTCCCGATGCCCCCACCAAGAGGGGAGAGCGTCACATCCGGGAACTCATCACCGCTCTCGACTATGGCCTTCACGCAGTCGTTGTGTTTGTCATTCAACGGGGAGACGGCAGGGTATTTACTCCCAATGCTGCCAGCGATGAGGATTTCGCCAGGGCAGTGCAGGAGGCCCATGCTGCCGGAGTGCAGTTCTTGGCCTATCGGTATGAGGTTACCACCGATAGAAGCCAGCAAGAGGTTCAGATACGTTTGGCGGGACAAGTACCGGTAGAAATATAA
- a CDS encoding transcriptional repressor, whose product MGKKRVGFVRRTKQRELILRVLRGTTCHPTADWIYQEVRKELPNVSLGTIYRNLRCLREMGEVLELSYGSSYSRYDGNPEPHYHFICNICGSVFDVNMTVIHDLEKLVADATGFDVREHRMEFYGYCDDCTAEEQDGKTMCLQEDSLGEDVQQLQAK is encoded by the coding sequence ATGGGTAAGAAGAGAGTTGGGTTTGTACGGAGGACCAAGCAGCGAGAACTTATTCTCCGGGTCCTACGAGGAACCACCTGTCATCCCACTGCCGATTGGATCTACCAGGAGGTTCGCAAAGAGCTTCCCAACGTCAGTCTGGGGACAATATATCGCAATCTCCGCTGTCTGCGGGAGATGGGGGAAGTCTTGGAGTTGTCCTATGGCAGTAGTTATAGTCGTTATGACGGCAATCCAGAGCCGCATTATCACTTTATTTGCAATATCTGTGGATCGGTCTTTGATGTCAACATGACGGTTATTCACGATCTCGAGAAGCTGGTTGCCGACGCCACCGGATTTGATGTCCGAGAACATCGCATGGAGTTCTACGGCTATTGTGATGACTGTACCGCGGAAGAACAGGATGGGAAGACTATGTGCCTGCAAGAAGATAGCCTCGGTGAAGATGTCCAGCAATTGCAGGCGAAGTGA
- a CDS encoding histidine phosphatase family protein: protein MGFIRKLYLIRHCQATGQEPDSLLTKQGMVQADMLAKFLLDKGITRIVSSPFARAVESIRPLATKLSLDIELNDDLAERKLAGVVLEDWYSELRRSFDDFDVRLPGGESNSEAMMRGKAALDHILGYPDSNIAVVTHGNLLVLLLRLFDEVYGFENWAALSNPDVFEVTIEDKGTSVERIWPMSEDCP, encoded by the coding sequence ATGGGTTTCATTAGGAAATTGTACCTAATTAGACACTGCCAGGCGACGGGACAGGAACCTGACAGCTTGCTCACTAAGCAGGGGATGGTTCAAGCTGATATGCTGGCAAAGTTCTTGCTAGACAAAGGGATAACTAGGATCGTGTCAAGCCCATTTGCTAGAGCCGTTGAATCAATTCGACCCTTGGCCACCAAATTATCCTTGGACATTGAACTGAACGATGATTTGGCGGAACGGAAACTCGCGGGCGTAGTCCTGGAAGATTGGTATAGTGAGCTTCGAAGGTCCTTTGATGATTTTGATGTTAGACTCCCGGGCGGTGAGTCTAATAGTGAGGCGATGATGCGAGGAAAGGCAGCCTTGGACCATATCCTAGGCTATCCCGATAGTAATATCGCGGTAGTAACACACGGGAATCTACTGGTTTTGTTGCTGAGATTATTTGATGAGGTCTATGGATTTGAGAACTGGGCAGCATTGAGTAATCCAGATGTCTTTGAGGTGACCATTGAAGACAAAGGAACTAGCGTCGAAAGAATATGGCCCATGTCCGAGGACTGTCCATGA
- a CDS encoding DedA family protein, whose product MQDLILEIINQYGYFGIFLLITIENVFPPIPSEIILTFGGFLTTYTAMSVWGVVLAATIGSVAGAIILYLIGRILNAERLAQLLNSRLGKLLRLDPEDVRMAERWFGRHGNKAVLLCRCVPIVRSLISLPAGMARMPMGPFLSLTVIGTLVWNSVLVWLGRAAGSAWETIARYVDTYSMIALALLVVLALVVAAMFIKKRFLQSK is encoded by the coding sequence ATGCAGGACCTGATTTTGGAGATCATCAATCAATATGGTTATTTTGGGATTTTCCTATTGATCACCATCGAAAACGTTTTCCCGCCGATACCATCGGAGATTATTCTTACCTTTGGGGGATTCTTGACTACATATACCGCCATGAGCGTGTGGGGCGTGGTCCTGGCGGCTACCATCGGTTCAGTGGCGGGGGCAATAATTCTCTATCTTATCGGGCGGATTCTCAATGCAGAGCGCCTGGCCCAGCTATTGAATAGTCGCCTGGGCAAGCTGCTCCGCTTGGACCCAGAGGATGTCAGGATGGCGGAACGATGGTTTGGTAGGCATGGAAACAAGGCAGTATTGCTGTGTCGCTGTGTCCCCATTGTCCGCAGCTTAATTTCCTTGCCCGCGGGAATGGCGAGAATGCCAATGGGCCCCTTCTTGAGCTTGACGGTCATCGGCACCCTTGTCTGGAATTCGGTGTTAGTCTGGTTGGGAAGAGCGGCAGGCAGTGCCTGGGAGACAATCGCTCGCTATGTGGATACCTACTCGATGATTGCCTTAGCCCTCTTGGTAGTGTTGGCTTTAGTGGTTGCTGCAATGTTCATCAAGAAGCGTTTCCTTCAGAGCAAATAG